A DNA window from Porites lutea chromosome 6, jaPorLute2.1, whole genome shotgun sequence contains the following coding sequences:
- the LOC140940901 gene encoding uncharacterized protein: MSDQEYKLEELNFFRICYITTSIIRDGLETLFKQEWDRVYGGSLGTWRDTAKNGQALFNMESPRSRQRNNGLLRIIQNGNTKEWDSTCFFFAILYSDSLGPFVNPTVASEVDVLRSFRNTFAHSLQAHILEAEFQASVTLVTNAFTALHLDTTQLQNISSQKSFPTEELQQLQEKITVLEEELGEPKSFMCLPPRPSHEVIERKTETNEILQMFTNLQNDNDDASNIVTVYVHGNPGCGKSQIAFDVGKKVYDEAILNLGKGNCTFVMTLNGESKQSMLDSYLKFARELGVTEYALSSIIGRDSNLKVDERISHLKTLVSTKVKDYSTWLVIIDNANDLDSLMACWPDEQWHGFGKLLVTTQDSINVPFADPSCKDISLSEGMHMDDALFLLRSICGFSSENEEEEHSVVKEVDFQPLAIACAAIYVRNLLHISTVGNSTWKNYLKKVKMGKRHLTEKIYERANRGYPLSMTSAVTIAVEKLAQNEVFRHVVHFLGLGAPEPIDLGIIVSFVTKQDPALDEDITAADIAKCSLLIPLTSDDAPGTRIGVHKVVHDVFKRHILDKLSIEEFTVLTKTYIETLSPLVQHIPLQQDLEFHFFSKMIAPHLKMFISNLRSPLDVSSNQSKEVINTLLNFGHICLVHHYLIPAERYFELALEITIKEGESNDVDRSKVKATILNCLGDVLCMQGKFEKSTDHHQLALALFESLNPLAPTADIADSLIKLGNVSFSDGHFEEAKDYYNKSLEIRQGIFGTDHITVASCLNNLGCVYSTLGDHQSAKDFYQRSLELEERMFGKMHNRVADSLSNLGIEFSELGLTDEAFHYHHRAIEMRKELYFPNHFLISESYNNLGIMHKGMGQFEEAMHCFEAALCIREKVLPSEHPVTADLLDNLGQLCMEQGELEKAKEFHFRACDIRIKSLGSQHCKVGDSFLNLGLVHKHCFELDDATRFLNKALEIYSSSYPSDHHPKALAQECLQRISQQQVNIDNPGHGHTVDAHSTVRAPFYPAFKGISSIWHNLHWGRCVKHSSSDPFLLLLMLAVLAELVTDWLKLK; the protein is encoded by the coding sequence ATGTCTGATCAAGAGTACAAATTGGAAGAGCTCAATTTTTTCCGAATCTGCTACATCACCACCAGCATCATCCGAGATGGCCTAGAAACATTGTTTAAACAGGAGTGGGACAGAGTATATGGAGGAAGTTTAGGGACATGGAGGGACACTGCAAAAAATGGTCAGGCTCTTTTCAACATGGAATCCCCAAGAAGCAGGCAAAGAAATAATGGACTTTTAAGAATTATACAAAATGGAAACACAAAGGAATGGGATTCaacatgttttttctttgcaattCTGTATTCAGACTCGCTTGGACCTTTTGTGAACCCCACAGTTGCCTCTGAAGTTGACGTGCTACGAAGCTTTCGCAATACTTTTGCACATTCTTTGCAAGCCCATATTTTGGAAGCTGAGTTTCAGGCCAGTGTCACATTAGTGACAAATGCTTTTACAGCTTTGCATCTGGATACCACACAGTTACAAAACATTAGTAGCCAAAAGAGCTTCCCAACTGAGGAACTTCAACAGCTTCAAGAGAAAATCACAGTTTTAGAGGAAGAGTTAGGTGAACCCAAATCTTTCATGTGTCTCCCACCAAGGCCATCCCACGAGGTTATTGAGCGAAAGACAGAAACTAACGAAATCCTGCAAATGTTTACCAACCTTCAGAATGACAATGACGATGCCTCAAATATTGTAACAGTTTATGTCCATGGAAATCCAGGATGTGGTAAAAGTCAAATTGCTTTTGACGTGGGGAAAAAGGTCTATGATGAAGCAATTCTCAACCTTGGCAAAGGCAATTGTACATTTGTAATGACCTTAAATGGAGAGAGTAAGCAGTCTATGCTAGATTCATACCTCAAGTTTGCCCGTGAACTTGGTGTTACAGAATACGCCCTTAGTAGTATTATTGGAAGAGATTCCAATTTGAAAGTCGATGAAAGAATCTCCCATCTTAAAACGCTTGTTTCGACCAAAGTAAAGGATTATTCCACATGGCTGGTGATAATTGACAATGCTAATGATTTGGACAGCCTGATGGCCTGCTGGCCCGATGAACAGTGGCACGGATTTGGAAAACTTCTTGTTACCACCCAAGACAGTATCAATGTGCCGTTTGCCGACCCTTCTTGCAAAGACATTTCTTTAAGTGAAGGAATGCACATGGATGATGCATTATTTCTTCTTAGGTCCATCTGTGGTTTTTCTAGTGAGAATGAGGAAGAGGAGCATTCTGTTGTTAAGGAAGTAGATTTTCAGCCATTAGCCATTGCCTGTGCAGCAATCTACGTTCGTAACCTCTTGCATATTAGTACAGTGGGAAATTCCACGTGGAAGAATTACCTGAAGAAAGTGAAGATGGGAAAGAGACATTTGACTGAGAAGATTTATGAAAGGGCAAACAGGGGGTACCCGTTGTCCATGACTTCTGCTGTAACGATAGCAGTGGAAAAATTAGCCCAAAATGAAGTGTTTAGACATGTGGTCCACTTTCTGGGTTTAGGAGCACCAGAACCTATTGACCTTGGTATCATTGTCAGTTTTGTTACAAAACAAGACCCAGCTCTTGATGAGGACATAACGGCTGCTGACATTGCCAAATGCTCATTGCTGATTCCGCTAACTTCAGATGATGCTCCAGGAACTCGTATAGGTGTGCATAAGGTTGTCCATGATGTCTTTAAAAGACATATTCTTGACAAGCTCAGTATAGAGGAGTTTACAGTTCTAACCAAAACGTACATCGAGACATTATCTCCTCTTGTACAACACATTCCTCTCCAGCAAGACCTTGAATTTCACTTTTTCTCCAAAATGATTGCCCCTCATTTGAAAATGTTTATCAGTAACTTGAGGTCACCTCTTGATGTGTCAAGCAACCAAAGCAAAGAGGTCATAAACACACTACTTAATTTTGGCCACATATGCCTTGTACACCACTATCTAATTCCAGCAGAGAGGTATTTTGAACTCGCCCTCGAGATCACCATTAAAGAAGGGGAAAGTAATGATGTAGACAGAAGTAAAGTGAAGGCAACCATTCTAAATTGTCTAGGTGATGTGCTTTGCATGCAAGGCAAGTTTGAGAAGTCTACAGACCACCATCAGCTCGCCCTGGCTCTGTTTGAAAGCCTAAATCCACTTGCGCCAACTGCAGATATTGCGGATTCTCTGATCAAACTTGGAAACGTTTCCTTCAGTGATGGTCACTTTGAAGAGGCCAAAGATTACTACAACAAATCCCTAGAAATCAGACAAGGGATTTTTGGTACAGATCACATCACTGTTGCTTCTTGCCTTAATAACCTTGGATGTGTCTACAGCACACTGGGTGACCACCAAAGTGCAAAAGACTTTTATCAAAGATCACTGGAGTTAGAAGAGAGGATGTTCGGCAAAATGCATAACCGCGTTGCTGACAGTTTGAGTAATTTAGGAATTGAGTTTAGCGAATTAGGCTTAACAGATGAAGCCTTTCACTACCACCACCGGGCCATTGAGATGAGAAAGGAACTTTACTTTCCGAATCATTTTTTGATCTCTGAATCTTACAACAACCTTGGTATAATGCATAAGGGCATGGGTCAATTTGAAGAAGCAATGCATTGTTTTGAAGCAGCGTTGTGCATCAGAGAGAAAGTGTTGCCCTCAGAACATCCGGTGACCGCCGACTTACTAGATAATCTCGGTCAGCTGTGTATGGAACAGGGTGAACTAGAGAAGGCCAAGGAATTTCACTTCCGAGCGTGTGACATTAGAATCAAAAGTTTAGGAAGCCAGCATTGTAAAGTTGGCGACAGTTTTCTCAACcttggcttggttcataagcACTGCTTTGAACTTGATGATGCAACCAGATTTTTAAACAAAGCTTTGGAGATCTACTCCAGTTCGTACCCAAGTGATCATCACCCGAAAGCGTTGGCGCAAGAATGCCTTCAGCGTATCTCACAGCAACAAGTCAACATAGATAACCCAGGTCATGGGCATACTGTGGATGCTCACTCCACAGTTCGGGCTCCATTTTACCCGGCTTTTAAGGGGATATCAAGTATCTGGCACAACTTACACTGGGGAAGGTGCGTAAAGCATTCTTCCAGCGACCCTTTTCTGCTTCTTCTGATGCTGGCCGTGCTTGCTGAGCTTGTCACAGACTGGTTGAAGCTGAAATAA
- the LOC140941325 gene encoding uncharacterized protein, with protein sequence MLRTIHRLLTTKKLPSLTNGIHFISVSSHKRTTEESTTDPGGPLPEKILSDVDTEKKPPVTPPPPPLDLCCMSGCQNCVMIQHAEELLKLYSDDRAARAAIEEIPDENLKAFLRIELNLK encoded by the exons ATGCTCCGAACTATCCACCGACTGTTAACGACCAAGAAACTCCCATCTTTGACCAAT GGCATTCACTTTATATCTGTTTCTTCACACAAAAGAACCACCGAAGAAA GTACAACAGACCCAGGAGGTCCATTGCCAGAAAAAATCCTCAGTGATGTCGATACTGAGAAGAAGCCACCAGTAacaccaccccctccccctctggATTTGTGTTGCATGAGTGGATGTCAAAACTGTGTCATGATACAACATGCAGAAGAGCTCTTAAAACTTTATAGTGATGACAGAGCTGCTAGAGCTGCCATTGAGGAAATTCCAGATGAAAATTTGAAGgcatttctcagaatagaactGAACCTCAAGTGA